The Lysinibacillus pakistanensis genome includes a window with the following:
- a CDS encoding glycosyltransferase family 4 protein — protein sequence MIYVSLIAAFVASILLTPLVKRLAFRIGAVDAPNYRKVHARIMPRLGGLAIFLAFLIGVAILYPYLTSNGVLPWNVSKYSLLAIIIGACIIVATGVIDDMREISAKAKMLGQLAAALIIIFVGGIQIDTINLPFVGVLDFGLLSIPLTILWIVGITNAINLIDGLDGLAAGVSTIALITLAIMAFIMSNMFVLVLAAILAVASFGFLFYNFHPAKIFMGDTGALFLGFMISVLALLGFKNVAFVALIIPVIILGVPISDTFFAIVRRVRMKKKWSDPDKSHLHHRLLDMGFTHRQTVLIIYGIAMMFGLAAIIFSMAKVWGAILLIAVILTALEIFVEVIGLAGKNYKPLLNFVRIFNK from the coding sequence ATGATTTACGTGTCTTTAATAGCAGCATTTGTTGCTTCCATATTGTTAACTCCACTAGTTAAACGATTAGCGTTCAGAATAGGTGCGGTTGATGCACCAAACTATCGAAAAGTCCATGCACGAATTATGCCAAGACTTGGCGGATTGGCAATTTTCCTTGCTTTTTTAATAGGTGTTGCCATACTATATCCTTATTTAACTTCAAACGGTGTGCTACCATGGAATGTTAGTAAATATAGTTTATTGGCAATCATAATTGGTGCCTGTATTATTGTAGCAACAGGCGTTATAGATGATATGCGTGAGATTTCTGCAAAGGCCAAAATGCTAGGTCAGCTTGCAGCAGCACTTATCATTATTTTTGTGGGTGGTATTCAAATTGACACAATTAACCTACCATTCGTCGGAGTTTTAGATTTTGGATTACTAAGTATTCCTTTAACAATTTTATGGATTGTCGGCATTACAAATGCTATTAATTTAATCGATGGCTTAGACGGTCTAGCTGCAGGTGTTTCAACGATTGCCCTTATAACATTAGCAATCATGGCCTTTATTATGAGCAATATGTTTGTTTTGGTTCTTGCGGCTATATTAGCGGTAGCATCATTCGGCTTTTTATTTTATAATTTCCACCCTGCCAAAATCTTTATGGGTGACACAGGAGCGCTGTTCCTTGGATTTATGATTTCTGTCCTTGCATTACTTGGATTTAAAAATGTCGCATTCGTGGCTTTAATTATTCCAGTAATCATTTTGGGAGTACCAATTTCTGATACATTCTTTGCAATTGTTCGCCGTGTACGGATGAAGAAGAAATGGTCTGATCCAGATAAATCACACTTACATCACCGTTTACTGGATATGGGCTTCACACATCGCCAAACAGTGCTTATAATTTATGGAATTGCAATGATGTTTGGTTTAGCAGCCATCATTTTCTCCATGGCAAAAGTATGGGGCGCTATTTTACTAATCGCTGTCATCTTAACGGCTCTTGAAATCTTTGTCGAAGTCATTGGACTAGCAGGGAAAAACTACAAACCATTACTGAACTTTGTTCGGATATTTAATAAATAA
- a CDS encoding LCP family protein: protein MKNRINNKNKKRSKTSLIIKVALLLVASLLICASAYGVYITKQAEHAANSAHEELEGRDVSTLREEKVEPVHDNVSILFVGVDDSENRGQGSDNSRSDALILATLNNKTKTIKMLSIPRDSYVFIPKVGYEDKITHAHAYGGTLATIDTVEKLLNVPIDYYVRMNFNAFIDVVDALGGIEAEVPYKLHEKDEFDRNSINLQPGLQHLNGSQALALARTRKQDSDIERGKRQQEILTAIINKVASVSSITKYDDVIRALGDNMKTNMTFTEMKSFLSYLTQGKPRIDTLTLDGVDDMSTGVYYYQLNQQSVDEVSEILNNHLDANKTSSSLTNNDHDKVNAAGDEEAVNRNAQ, encoded by the coding sequence ATGAAAAATAGAATAAATAATAAAAACAAGAAGCGCTCTAAAACTTCTTTAATTATAAAAGTTGCCCTTCTTCTTGTGGCTAGTTTACTAATTTGCGCATCAGCTTATGGTGTCTATATCACAAAGCAAGCGGAGCATGCAGCAAATTCAGCACATGAAGAATTAGAGGGTCGAGATGTTTCTACACTACGAGAAGAAAAAGTAGAGCCTGTACATGATAATGTATCCATCTTGTTTGTTGGCGTGGATGATAGTGAAAATCGAGGTCAAGGTTCTGATAACTCTCGTTCCGATGCTCTTATTTTAGCAACACTAAACAATAAAACTAAAACGATTAAAATGTTAAGCATTCCTCGCGATTCATACGTTTTTATCCCAAAAGTAGGCTATGAGGATAAAATTACTCATGCTCATGCATACGGTGGCACACTGGCAACAATCGATACAGTAGAAAAGCTATTAAATGTTCCTATCGATTATTATGTTCGTATGAATTTTAATGCCTTTATCGATGTGGTGGATGCATTAGGTGGCATCGAAGCGGAAGTACCATATAAGCTACATGAAAAGGATGAATTCGACCGAAATTCTATTAATTTACAGCCTGGTCTACAGCATTTAAATGGTAGCCAAGCTCTAGCTCTAGCTAGAACACGTAAGCAGGATAGTGATATTGAACGTGGCAAACGTCAGCAAGAAATATTAACAGCCATTATCAATAAAGTTGCTTCTGTTAGCTCCATTACAAAATACGATGATGTTATAAGAGCACTTGGTGATAACATGAAGACCAATATGACATTTACTGAAATGAAATCATTCCTATCCTATTTAACACAAGGAAAACCGCGTATTGATACTTTAACATTAGATGGTGTTGATGATATGTCTACTGGTGTTTATTACTATCAATTAAATCAGCAATCGGTTGATGAAGTATCTGAAATACTTAACAACCATCTTGATGCCAATAAAACGTCCTCTAGTTTGACGAATAATGATCATGATAAAGTAAACGCAGCTGGAGATGAGGAAGCAGTTAATAGAAACGCCCAATAA
- a CDS encoding YigZ family protein, which yields MRENYLTVKGYGESEIVISKSRFLTYIERAETEEDAISFIDRIKKLHHNATHNCSAYLIGEHDHIQKANDDGEPSGTAGVPMLEVLKKQGLKDTVVVVTRYFGGIKLGGGGLIRAYGKATTEGLLAAQVVERKLHHFMKIAIDYTWLGKVENEIRGSSYTLEEIRYLEGVEIVVSVLKEEEEQFRNWVTEMTNGQANISFEEARFIEFVVK from the coding sequence ATGAGAGAAAATTATTTAACTGTAAAAGGATATGGAGAAAGCGAAATTGTAATTTCTAAATCACGCTTCCTTACTTATATAGAACGTGCAGAAACGGAAGAGGATGCAATTTCTTTTATTGATCGCATAAAAAAATTGCACCATAATGCGACACATAATTGCTCTGCTTATCTAATTGGTGAGCATGATCATATTCAAAAAGCTAATGATGACGGGGAACCTAGTGGTACAGCTGGCGTCCCTATGTTAGAGGTCCTAAAGAAACAGGGCCTAAAGGATACAGTCGTTGTGGTTACACGTTACTTTGGAGGCATAAAACTTGGCGGTGGCGGTCTTATCCGTGCATACGGTAAAGCAACAACAGAAGGATTACTTGCTGCACAGGTCGTTGAGCGCAAACTTCATCATTTTATGAAAATTGCCATAGACTACACTTGGCTAGGTAAAGTAGAAAACGAAATTCGAGGTTCTTCGTATACGTTAGAAGAAATTCGATATTTGGAAGGCGTAGAAATTGTTGTATCTGTGCTAAAAGAAGAGGAAGAACAGTTCCGAAACTGGGTAACAGAAATGACAAATGGGCAGGCGAATATTTCTTTTGAAGAAGCTCGATTTATCGAATTTGTTGTGAAATAA